A single genomic interval of Pseudodesulfovibrio sp. S3 harbors:
- the ftsY gene encoding signal recognition particle-docking protein FtsY yields the protein MGFFSKLKKAWASPEDAAQQALEEYRKEQGLEAEKPNIPKPTPAAQTVAPPLVNEAAPTPTEEWQAGLTLSLRQAEPKLSHWLNIIVEGLDEKGPALWDRLAFLFKALGAPEDEAQDFIRKFKAWLDDMGYVAVAEFKSELQYRLALALELEDEEDERDRLFLKLSEGISKTREQITKRIDSLLSSHSSLNDDFWDEFEEILIMADVGMEAAGQLMDNLKARARKAGTDNPDDFKDILREELEEIFKVPPRIEAVNPPEVLMMVGVNGVGKTTTIAKLAYRAQLQGRKVLIAAGDTFRAAAIEQLEVWANRIGAGFFAKAEGSDPAAVAYEAMDKAISEGYDLLLLDTAGRLHTKTNLMDELTKIQRVVGKKHAGAPHRNVLVIDATTGQNALSQTKLFHQAVGVDEIILTKLDGTAKGGVVVAVTLQNKLPITFVGLGEKMEDLRPFDGKDFAKALLT from the coding sequence ATGGGATTTTTTAGCAAATTGAAAAAAGCCTGGGCAAGCCCCGAAGACGCAGCGCAACAGGCTCTTGAAGAATACAGGAAAGAACAGGGATTGGAGGCCGAAAAGCCCAACATCCCCAAACCGACTCCGGCCGCACAGACTGTTGCGCCTCCCCTCGTAAACGAGGCCGCGCCAACACCCACCGAAGAGTGGCAGGCAGGCCTGACCCTGTCCCTGCGTCAGGCCGAGCCCAAACTCTCCCACTGGCTGAACATCATAGTTGAAGGACTGGACGAGAAAGGCCCGGCCCTATGGGACCGGCTCGCCTTCCTGTTCAAGGCTCTGGGAGCGCCGGAAGACGAAGCCCAGGATTTCATCAGAAAGTTCAAGGCCTGGTTGGACGACATGGGCTACGTGGCCGTGGCCGAATTCAAGTCCGAATTGCAATATCGTCTGGCTCTGGCTCTTGAACTCGAGGATGAGGAGGATGAACGCGATCGGTTGTTCCTCAAACTCTCCGAAGGCATTTCCAAGACTCGCGAGCAGATCACCAAGCGCATCGACAGCCTGCTCTCCTCCCATTCTTCCCTGAACGACGACTTCTGGGATGAATTCGAGGAAATCCTGATCATGGCCGACGTGGGCATGGAGGCCGCAGGCCAACTCATGGACAACCTCAAGGCGCGGGCGCGCAAGGCCGGGACCGACAACCCGGACGATTTCAAGGATATCCTGCGCGAAGAACTGGAAGAAATTTTCAAGGTGCCGCCACGAATCGAGGCCGTGAACCCGCCTGAAGTACTGATGATGGTCGGCGTCAACGGGGTTGGCAAGACCACGACCATCGCCAAACTGGCATACCGCGCCCAGTTGCAGGGCCGCAAGGTACTCATCGCCGCAGGCGACACTTTCCGCGCAGCCGCCATTGAGCAGCTCGAAGTCTGGGCCAACCGCATCGGCGCGGGCTTCTTTGCCAAAGCCGAGGGCTCCGACCCGGCTGCCGTGGCCTATGAAGCCATGGACAAGGCGATCAGCGAGGGGTACGACCTGCTCCTGCTCGACACGGCCGGACGGCTGCACACCAAGACCAACCTCATGGACGAGTTGACGAAGATTCAACGCGTAGTGGGTAAAAAACACGCAGGTGCGCCCCACCGCAACGTCCTGGTCATTGACGCAACCACCGGCCAGAACGCGCTGAGCCAAACCAAACTTTTTCACCAGGCAGTGGGCGTGGACGAAATCATCCTGACAAAACTCGACGGCACGGCCAAAGGTGGCGTTGTGGTCGCCGTAACATTACAAAACAAACTCCCGATCACCTTTGTGGGGCTCGGCGAGAAGATGGAAGACCTTCGCCCGTTTGACGGCAAGGACTTTGCCAAGGCTTTGCTTACATAA
- the asnS gene encoding asparagine--tRNA ligase has protein sequence MKRTKIKDALNATISMDDICIKGWVRSKRDSKGFSFLTLNDGSCLATIQVVVDHTPEIEESLTRVGTGASVAITGELVESPGKGQKWEVRGKTLEVIGEADQETFPLQKKRHSDEFLRSIAHLRPRTNKFGAMFRMRSKLAQAVHKFFADKDFFYIHTPIITGSDCEGAGEMFRVTSLEAGSKEPAENDFFGKPSSLTVSGQLSVEMFALSLGDCYTFGPTFRAENSNTPRHVAEFWMIEPEIAFADLSDDMDLGEEMIKYLITHMLDNCADDVELFAQWVDKSLMGTLETILKEPFVRLPYTEAVDILKKTKKQFEYPVEWGIDLQTEHERYLCEEKFKKPVYVYDYPKTIKPFYMRMNDDNKTVAAMDCLVPRIGEIIGGSQREERMDVLTARMDEMGLDKEEYWWYLDSRRYGTAPHAGFGMGFERMLMLVTGVSNIRDVIPFPRTPKSLEF, from the coding sequence ATGAAACGAACCAAGATAAAGGATGCGTTGAACGCTACGATTTCCATGGATGACATCTGCATCAAGGGGTGGGTGCGTTCCAAGCGCGACAGCAAGGGGTTCTCTTTCTTGACCCTCAATGACGGCTCCTGCCTGGCCACCATCCAGGTCGTGGTCGATCACACGCCCGAGATTGAGGAGTCCTTGACGCGGGTGGGGACCGGTGCGTCCGTGGCCATAACGGGCGAACTGGTCGAGTCTCCCGGCAAAGGCCAGAAGTGGGAGGTACGGGGCAAGACCCTGGAGGTCATTGGTGAGGCCGATCAGGAGACTTTCCCGCTCCAGAAGAAGCGCCATTCCGACGAATTTCTCCGCTCAATCGCCCATCTGCGGCCCAGGACCAACAAGTTTGGCGCCATGTTTCGCATGCGTTCGAAGTTGGCTCAGGCAGTGCACAAGTTCTTTGCGGACAAGGATTTCTTCTACATCCATACGCCGATCATCACCGGTTCCGATTGCGAGGGCGCGGGCGAGATGTTCCGTGTGACCTCCCTGGAGGCGGGCAGCAAAGAGCCAGCAGAAAACGATTTCTTCGGCAAGCCGTCCAGCCTGACCGTGTCGGGTCAGCTTTCCGTGGAAATGTTCGCGCTCTCCCTGGGCGACTGCTATACCTTTGGTCCCACCTTTCGGGCCGAGAACTCCAATACCCCGCGCCATGTGGCCGAGTTCTGGATGATCGAGCCGGAAATCGCCTTTGCCGACTTGAGCGATGACATGGATCTGGGTGAGGAAATGATCAAGTATCTGATTACGCACATGCTCGACAATTGCGCCGACGACGTGGAGCTGTTTGCCCAGTGGGTGGACAAATCCCTCATGGGAACCTTGGAAACCATTCTCAAGGAGCCTTTCGTGCGGCTGCCGTACACCGAGGCTGTCGACATCCTCAAGAAGACCAAGAAACAGTTCGAGTATCCTGTGGAGTGGGGCATTGACCTCCAGACCGAGCACGAGCGTTATCTGTGCGAGGAAAAGTTCAAGAAGCCGGTCTATGTCTATGACTACCCCAAGACCATCAAGCCGTTTTACATGCGCATGAACGACGACAACAAGACCGTGGCCGCCATGGACTGTCTGGTGCCGCGCATCGGCGAGATCATCGGCGGCAGCCAGCGTGAGGAGCGCATGGACGTGCTCACAGCCCGTATGGACGAAATGGGACTCGATAAGGAAGAGTACTGGTGGTACCTTGATTCGCGCCGTTACGGCACGGCCCCTCACGCCGGATTCGGCATGGGGTTCGAGCGCATGCTCATGCTGGTGACGGGTGTGTCCAATATTCGCGATGTCATACCCTTTCCGAGGACGCCTAAGAGCCTTGAGTTCTAG
- a CDS encoding AraC family transcriptional regulator — MKDTTKNTYRERMLTVLLHIQSNLDNELSLDSLAALTHFSPIHFHRIFKGMMGETVIEHIRRIRLERAALQLVCNQSSVTNAAFDAGYETVEAFSRVFKKMFGCPPSKYRETRWAVMLEQLPGTIHYLPENARIGLNILPTGEREMDVRIEEVAPEKVAFVRHTGPYEKCETAWDTLCSWAFPKGLCNMQTKFIGVCYDDPQVTPPDKVRYDACIPVPDQVSGEGPVGVQTLEGGHYAIVTHKGPYSKLEKTYAQLMGQWLPQNSYELRDTTPGFEVYLNDPQTTPPEELLTDIFIPLK; from the coding sequence ATGAAAGATACCACGAAGAACACATACCGCGAAAGGATGCTCACTGTTCTTTTACACATCCAGTCCAACCTGGACAACGAGCTGTCCCTTGATTCCCTCGCTGCGCTAACCCACTTCTCGCCCATTCATTTCCACCGCATATTCAAGGGCATGATGGGCGAGACAGTTATAGAGCACATCCGCAGAATCCGCCTGGAGCGAGCCGCCTTGCAATTGGTTTGCAACCAAAGCAGTGTTACCAATGCGGCCTTTGATGCCGGATATGAAACCGTAGAAGCCTTCAGCCGGGTGTTCAAAAAGATGTTTGGATGCCCTCCTTCCAAATACAGGGAAACACGCTGGGCAGTCATGCTTGAACAGCTCCCCGGCACGATCCATTACCTGCCCGAAAACGCGCGCATCGGGTTAAACATCTTACCAACAGGAGAAAGAGAAATGGATGTACGCATTGAAGAGGTAGCTCCGGAGAAGGTTGCTTTCGTGCGCCATACAGGACCCTACGAGAAATGCGAAACGGCCTGGGACACTCTGTGTTCCTGGGCCTTCCCCAAGGGACTATGCAACATGCAAACGAAATTCATCGGTGTCTGCTATGACGACCCGCAAGTAACCCCGCCAGATAAGGTCCGATACGATGCCTGCATACCGGTGCCGGATCAAGTCAGCGGGGAAGGTCCGGTAGGCGTGCAGACGCTGGAGGGCGGACACTACGCAATCGTCACCCATAAAGGACCGTATTCAAAGCTGGAAAAGACCTACGCCCAGTTAATGGGACAATGGCTCCCCCAAAACAGCTATGAGCTACGGGATACGACTCCAGGGTTTGAGGTCTATCTCAACGATCCCCAAACGACCCCGCCTGAAGAATTATTAACCGACATTTTCATCCCTCTGAAATAA